From a single Nitrosopumilus sp. genomic region:
- a CDS encoding DUF5679 domain-containing protein, producing the protein PEPITEPEEEEATPEQIQKLEELERQIKELESQPEPITEPELPSPRGSLPKESTEDLPQELDLAPEPITEPEEEEATPEQLSQINELQQQIDDLENILSTQKFSEPITEPEEEEATPEQLSQINELQQQIDDLENILSTQKFSEPITEPEEEEATPEQYSKVKELEKEIEKLEAVDIEHEIIQTLRKQNKKLDDIESKLHIPKLDKTKNNNSLSQEAYCVKCKIKRIIKNPEETIIKNGRPGIRGTCSICNSKVFRIGKMKK; encoded by the coding sequence ACCAGAACCAATCACAGAACCAGAGGAAGAAGAGGCTACCCCTGAACAGATACAAAAATTAGAAGAATTAGAAAGGCAAATTAAAGAATTAGAATCACAACCAGAACCAATCACAGAACCAGAACTTCCTAGTCCTAGGGGTTCATTGCCAAAAGAATCTACAGAAGATTTACCTCAAGAACTAGATCTTGCACCAGAACCAATCACAGAACCAGAGGAAGAAGAGGCTACCCCTGAACAACTATCTCAAATTAATGAACTACAACAACAAATTGATGATTTAGAAAATATTTTATCAACTCAAAAATTTTCAGAACCAATCACAGAACCAGAGGAAGAAGAGGCTACCCCTGAACAACTATCTCAAATTAATGAACTACAACAACAAATTGATGATTTAGAAAATATTTTATCAACTCAAAAATTTTCAGAACCAATCACAGAACCAGAGGAAGAAGAGGCTACCCCTGAACAATACTCTAAAGTCAAAGAATTAGAAAAAGAAATTGAAAAACTTGAGGCTGTTGATATTGAACATGAAATCATTCAAACATTACGAAAACAAAATAAAAAACTTGATGATATTGAAAGTAAACTTCACATTCCAAAATTAGATAAAACTAAAAATAATAATTCTTTGTCTCAAGAAGCATACTGTGTTAAATGTAAAATCAAAAGAATAATAAAAAATCCAGAAGAAACCATAATAAAAAATGGTAGACCTGGGATCAGAGGAACTTGTTCAATATGTAATAGTAAAGTTTTTCGTATTGGAAAAATGAAAAAATAG